A genome region from Danio aesculapii chromosome 2, fDanAes4.1, whole genome shotgun sequence includes the following:
- the LOC130234675 gene encoding uncharacterized protein LOC130234675 yields the protein MSAARAGMRRHHSVRFNLKNVNGKLLEMSRLDFSRKLIQKALNFKPDELNCIVTLPLNKACAVPGRKITDSLILIRDAICYARDRNTRLAVLNLDFEKAFDRISHQFLFKVLEKMGFPGKFIAWVGLLYRDLNSKIIVNGYLSKAVNIHSGVRQGCPLSPLLYVACIEPLAQILRRDKWISGFKVPGTGGLVATCLLYMDDVTLLTTDLSTARRAMDLTDWFGRASGAKLNRNKSEAQLFGPWDIIQTEGVDMVFRGDDHFKVLGVKFDKEGGGRENWKDILRKVRQRLGFWVLRQLTIEGKILIFKAVILPLMLLVCSVFSPPRHFLLELERAVFYFIWGSKWERLRREVVKKKADNGGKGLPDPYLFLASRFTALHFKYAMTPSKENKKAAMTRFWMGSYLRSLKVLKLELTTPVAFNLPKQYDFIKKFLKKYDLEKEDSVMFCNHKSLISLVQDREEVSRVPGLTLGEAQQVWRNVAHPALQNRHKDLAWMVAHEILPVRAVMHSRGMASNPTCPRPGCPCPETVRHLLWECDAARDLWTATGPLYQPCLPAGVVQMDYHLAILGVGRGAKVLTTKEFTALWLTLSVIKDVIWTTRNLLVGKRVPRAVGASTMSAARAGMRRHHSCDSVKDQFSMFTVEKLSDNTLKTVIVRMFNETVTGEDICVWLGRFCTVRGQPVKVLDEDGIWNCSWRIPIKQWEDAGGFQGLRHLPSMIVLGENRGYIHYQGMPKLCGAISVVNQTISIETAQKALQTNLSQKMAAPPTTLVLEQREGAGPEVLAGADVAQPTSEPNQRQEGGAAPGAESQSAEVGREEVNEPIGMEKGEETTSSLLTVSERRNNEWSVVQMVQK from the exons ATGTCGGCTGCTCGTGCCGGCATGCGGAGGCACCACAGCGTGcgttttaacttaaaaaatgtaaatggaaaGCTTCTGGAGATGTCCAGATTGGACTTCTCCAGGAAGCTTATCCAAAAAGCTTTAAATTTTAAACCGGATGAATTGAACTGTATCGTGACTCTGCCCCTGAACAAAG CTTGCGCTGTGCCCGGGAGAAAGATCACAGACAGCCTGATACTGATCAGAGACGCCATCTGTTACGCGAGAGACAGAAATACTCGGCTGGCAGTCCTAAATCTAGATTTCGAAAAAGCATTCGACCGAATCTCGCACCAGTTCCTTTTCAAGGTTCTGGAAAAAATGGGGTTTCCAGGGAAATTTATAGCCTgggtgggactactatacagagACCTGAATAGTAAAATCATTGTTAATGGGTATTTATCAAAAGCTGTCAATATCCACAGCGGCGTCCGTCAAGGGTGTCCGTTATCTCCACTCCTGTATGTGGCTTGCATAGAGCCACTGGCACAGATCTTGAGAAGGGACAAATGGATTTCGGGTTTTAAAGTGCCGGGGACGGGTGGGCTAGTAGCAACATGTCTTTTATATATGGATGATGTCACACTTTTAACCACAGACTTGTCAACAGCCCGAAGAGCCATGGATTTGACCGACTGGTTCGGTCGGGCCTCGGGTGCAAAGTTGAATAGAAACAAGTCCGAGGCCCAGCTCTTCGGGCCGTGGGACATCATCCAAACCGAGGGGGTTGACATGGTTTTTAGAGGGGATGACCATTTTAAAGTTTTAGGAGTAAAATTTGATAAAGAGGGAGGAGGTCGGGAAAACTGGAAAGATATTTTAAGGAAAGTTAGACAGCGATTGGGTTTCTGGGTTTTAAGACAGCTAACTATAGAGGggaaaattttaatttttaaagcagTAATTTTACCCCTAATGCTTCTCGTTTGTTCTGTTTTTAGCCCACCAAGGCATTTCCTGCTGGAGTTGGAGAGGGcggtgttttattttatatgggGGTCCAAGTGGGAAAGATTGAGAAGGGAGGTCGTCAAGAAAAAAGCAGATAATGGTGGAAAAGGCCTCCCGGACCCCTACCTGTTTTTAGCCAGTCGATTCACCGCCCTCCATTTTAAATATGCAATGACCCCATCCAAAGAGAACAAAAAAGCTGCTATGACCAGATTTTGGATGGGGTCTTACTTACGTTCTTTGAAAGTTTTAAAGTTAGAATTAACAACTCCAGTAGCTTTTAACCTTCCCAAACAGTATGATTTTATAaagaaatttttaaagaaatatgacTTAGAAAAAGAAGATAGTGTAATGTTTTGTAACCACAAGTCTCTTATCTCTCTTGTGCAGGATCGAGAGGAAGTGAGTCGGGTCCCGGGCCTCACATTAGGAGAGGCCCAACAAGTTTGGAGGAACGTGGCCCACCCAGCTCTCCAGAACAGACACAAGGACCTGGCATGGATGGTCGCACATGAGATCCTCCCGGTCAGGGCGGTCATGCACTCCCGGGGCATGGCCAGCAACCCCACCTGCCCACGGCCCGGGTGCCCATGCCCAGAGACAGTACGCCACCTTCTATGGGAGTGCGACGCTGCACGGGACCTGTGGACAGCAACCGGCCCCCTGTACCAACCTTGCCTGCCGGCGGGGGTGGTCCAGATGGACTACCATCTCGCCATCCTTGGGGTGGGCCGGGGCGCGAAGGTTTTGACGACAAAGGAATTTACCGCGCTCTGGCTCACCCTTAGTGTCATCAAGGATGTCATCTGGACCACCAGAAACCTGCTGGTGGGCAAGCGAGTCCCG AGAGCTGTTGGTGCCTCCACCATGTCGGCTGCTCGTGCCGGCATGCGGAGGCACCACAGC TGTGATTCTGTGAAAGACCAGTTCTCCATGTTCACTGTGGAAAAACTCTCTGACAACACACTTAAAACTGTGATTGTCAGAATGTTTAATGAAACTGTGACTGGGGAAGACATTTGTGTATGGCTGGGAAGATTTTGCACTGTTCGTGGACAGCCTGTCAAGGTGCTAGATGAGGATGGCATCTGGAATTGCTCCTGGCGGATCCCCATCAAACAATGGGAAGATGCCGGGGGCTTCCAGGGCCTGAGACATCTGCCCTCAATGATTGTGCTGGGAGAGAACAGGGGCTACATACATTACCAAGGCATGCCCAAACTCT GCGGTGCAATCTCTGTGGTGAATCAAACCATCTCTATAGAGACTGCCCAAAAAGCTTTGCAAACAAACTTAAGTCAAAAAATGGCCGCCCCACCGACCACACTGGTTTTAGAACAAAGAGAAGGGGCGGGGCCTGAGGTTTTGGCGGGAGCTGACGTCGCTCAGCCAACCTCAGAGCCCAACCAACGCCAAGAAGGTGGGGCGGCCCCAGGGGCGGAGTCACAGTCGGCGGAGGTGGGGAGAGAGGAGGTAAATGAACCAATAGGAATGGAAAAGGGAGAGGAAACGACCTCCTCTCTCCTCACTGTCTCAGAG AGAAGAAACAATGAGTGGTCTGTGGTTCAGATGGTTCAGAAATGA